A region of Paenibacillus sp. 37 DNA encodes the following proteins:
- a CDS encoding stalk domain-containing protein yields the protein MMKKNMKKSVATMMVLGMTLTGATGVFAGTQLEKISAYLNHGISFNVDGAAYSPTDGNGNKLAPITYNNSTYLPVRALADALHVPVSYDGKKGQVIIGQATTNPSALTNVTYSAAQKAAIQKAFAQFDGFETAYAPQQMIAGDTFKSVGAGADGVGFVFNHMKVDVSPRDYSDGYTSKDVKLSNGVIAKWYTPDQTGMLTFQLDDRYVTLSSPDHKLSQAQLQQVAVSVQKATGNNDQGITAFADVNYSKQQMDNMRKAFAKFDGFTTAYAPQHMVAGDTFKSVGAGGDGVNFVFNRMNVTVSPKDYSFSYDGKTVKLPNGVSAKWYTPDQTDMLTFKLDDRYVTISSPNNQLTHTQLEQMAVSVQKVK from the coding sequence ATGATGAAAAAAAACATGAAGAAATCCGTAGCAACGATGATGGTACTGGGCATGACATTAACAGGAGCAACGGGAGTATTTGCCGGAACGCAGCTGGAGAAGATCTCGGCATACCTTAACCATGGAATTAGCTTCAATGTGGATGGCGCGGCTTATTCACCAACGGATGGCAACGGCAACAAACTGGCTCCAATTACCTATAACAACTCTACTTACCTGCCTGTACGTGCACTTGCAGATGCGTTGCATGTACCTGTATCCTATGACGGCAAAAAAGGTCAGGTCATTATTGGCCAAGCAACAACCAATCCATCAGCCCTGACGAATGTAACGTATAGCGCTGCACAAAAAGCGGCAATTCAAAAAGCTTTTGCCCAATTCGATGGGTTTGAAACAGCTTATGCTCCTCAGCAGATGATTGCAGGTGACACGTTTAAAAGTGTAGGGGCAGGTGCCGACGGCGTCGGCTTTGTTTTCAACCATATGAAAGTGGATGTATCTCCAAGAGATTATTCGGACGGTTATACGAGCAAAGACGTGAAACTGTCCAATGGCGTTATCGCCAAATGGTACACACCCGATCAAACGGGCATGCTCACCTTCCAACTGGATGATCGTTACGTTACCCTTAGCTCACCGGATCATAAGTTGAGTCAAGCTCAGTTGCAACAAGTCGCGGTCTCTGTTCAGAAGGCAACGGGCAACAACGATCAGGGGATCACTGCATTCGCTGATGTGAACTATAGCAAGCAACAAATGGATAACATGCGCAAGGCATTTGCGAAGTTTGACGGATTCACCACTGCTTATGCCCCACAACACATGGTTGCTGGAGACACGTTCAAAAGCGTAGGTGCAGGCGGCGATGGTGTAAACTTTGTTTTCAATCGTATGAATGTCACGGTATCCCCTAAAGACTACTCGTTCAGCTATGATGGCAAAACGGTAAAACTGCCTAATGGCGTATCCGCCAAATGGTATACACCGGATCAAACGGATATGCTCACATTCAAGCTGGACGATCGTTATGTAACCATCAGCTCGCCGAATAACCAATTGACTCACACTCAACTGGAGCAAATGGCGGTATCTGTACAAAAAGTGAAATAA
- a CDS encoding copper amine oxidase N-terminal domain-containing protein encodes MKMKKFIAPVLSLTLLMPGIAGAASAPQTPMTMMKASVNTPAADLRANLDHLLSEHFALAVTAMAKAYDGAKDADAAYKALDQNALDMQPAIASLYGEAGAKEFERIFRAHNKYTDDLVKATKMGNQAGIKQAQANINGFVDEFSTFLSTATEGKLPKAAAKQALKVHEDLVQKVFDEYVAGDYADAYKAYREGFKEMFDVSKALSTAITTQMPEKFKNTKADTKAADLRSALNHLASEHFALSALQMQEEFDGRTAASNALITAEAGNTADFKAAIASVYGNDGANAFEKIWVTNHVNAQSDYVKAVKNNDTAARAAVEKRIDGFTTEFATFLDSATAGNLPKAAGQQALTTHENQVQNVLNQYAAGNYDASYTTNREGFKVMFGVGQALGNAIVTQFNDKFQEPTTPAPAPEMTTVWMQLNSKMLKINDKTTNMDTTPVLWKNTTYIPLRFLSEGIGATVKWDKKAQQVTVMAGDDTLEFWVNNNVMEVNGVKKNVGSTVFVNKDGRTQVPLRFIAELLNWDVKWAQKDGSITLTKSM; translated from the coding sequence ATGAAAATGAAGAAGTTTATCGCACCTGTACTTAGCTTAACACTGTTGATGCCGGGAATCGCTGGAGCAGCTTCCGCCCCACAGACACCGATGACAATGATGAAAGCATCCGTAAATACACCTGCGGCTGACTTGAGAGCAAACCTGGACCACCTGCTGTCCGAGCACTTTGCACTCGCAGTAACGGCAATGGCAAAAGCATATGACGGAGCAAAAGATGCAGATGCAGCCTACAAAGCACTCGACCAGAATGCACTGGATATGCAACCAGCGATTGCTTCCCTATATGGTGAGGCAGGTGCCAAAGAATTCGAACGCATCTTCCGCGCTCATAACAAATACACCGATGATCTGGTGAAAGCAACCAAAATGGGCAACCAGGCTGGGATCAAACAAGCACAGGCCAACATCAACGGTTTCGTGGATGAATTCTCCACGTTCCTGAGCACAGCTACCGAAGGCAAATTGCCAAAAGCAGCAGCCAAACAGGCGCTGAAAGTACATGAAGATCTCGTGCAAAAAGTATTTGATGAGTATGTAGCTGGAGATTACGCTGATGCATACAAGGCTTATCGTGAAGGTTTCAAAGAAATGTTTGACGTAAGTAAGGCGCTTTCCACAGCAATTACTACACAAATGCCTGAGAAATTCAAAAATACCAAAGCGGATACCAAAGCAGCTGATCTGAGATCTGCACTCAACCACTTGGCTTCCGAACACTTTGCGCTTTCGGCTCTGCAAATGCAAGAGGAATTTGATGGACGTACAGCCGCTTCCAACGCACTGATTACAGCTGAAGCTGGAAACACAGCTGACTTCAAAGCAGCGATCGCTTCCGTTTATGGTAACGATGGTGCCAATGCTTTCGAGAAAATTTGGGTAACCAATCACGTTAATGCGCAAAGCGACTATGTAAAAGCTGTTAAAAACAACGATACTGCGGCTCGTGCAGCAGTAGAGAAACGTATTGACGGATTTACAACAGAATTCGCTACATTCCTGGATTCGGCAACAGCTGGAAATCTGCCAAAAGCAGCAGGACAACAAGCACTGACAACACATGAAAATCAAGTGCAAAACGTATTGAATCAATATGCAGCAGGCAATTATGATGCTTCTTATACAACCAATCGTGAAGGCTTCAAAGTGATGTTTGGTGTAGGTCAAGCATTGGGTAATGCCATTGTGACTCAATTTAACGACAAATTCCAAGAGCCAACAACACCTGCACCAGCACCAGAAATGACAACAGTATGGATGCAACTGAACAGCAAAATGCTGAAAATTAACGACAAAACAACCAACATGGACACCACACCAGTGCTTTGGAAAAACACAACCTACATTCCACTGCGTTTCTTGAGTGAAGGTATCGGCGCAACAGTGAAATGGGACAAAAAAGCACAACAAGTAACGGTAATGGCTGGCGATGATACCCTGGAATTCTGGGTGAACAACAACGTTATGGAAGTGAACGGTGTTAAGAAAAACGTGGGTTCAACGGTATTCGTAAACAAAGATGGACGTACGCAAGTACCTCTGCGTTTCATTGCTGAACTTCTGAACTGGGATGTGAAATGGGCACAAAAAGATGGTTCCATTACACTGACTAAATCGATGTAA
- a CDS encoding disulfide oxidoreductase, whose amino-acid sequence MSTSSKSERPARNVDTRLFVAWAVSVIATGGSLYFSEIKGFLPCDLCWYQRIFMYPLTILLGIAYFKDDVGITKYVLPLSFVGGGISLYHVTIQRIFSATGNAVACGKVPCYTDYLNWFGFITIPLLALIAFIIIIVMLWGIGKTSKSSL is encoded by the coding sequence ATGAGTACATCATCAAAATCGGAGCGCCCAGCGAGAAATGTGGATACCCGGTTATTTGTTGCTTGGGCCGTTTCCGTTATTGCAACAGGAGGGAGTCTCTATTTCAGTGAGATCAAGGGGTTTCTCCCATGTGATCTATGTTGGTACCAGCGTATATTTATGTATCCACTAACGATCTTGCTGGGTATTGCGTACTTTAAGGACGACGTGGGCATCACGAAATATGTACTCCCACTTAGTTTCGTAGGTGGCGGCATTTCGTTATATCATGTAACGATTCAGCGTATCTTTTCGGCTACAGGCAATGCCGTGGCGTGTGGTAAGGTTCCATGTTATACCGACTATTTGAACTGGTTTGGTTTCATCACCATTCCACTACTGGCGCTGATCGCCTTTATTATCATCATCGTAATGCTGTGGGGTATCGGCAAAACATCAAAATCTTCTTTATAA
- a CDS encoding LacI family DNA-binding transcriptional regulator, translating to MATIHDVALRAGVSVTTVSRVLNNRGYISQKTRDKVYQTMDELNYRPNEIARSLLRKQSNVIGLIIPDVSHPFFGELANYVEYHAYQNGFKIMLCNSHMDPSKEREYVEMLKGNRVDGIIMGSHTLEVDEYMNLHSPIVTFDRKIGEDIPFISSDNYQGGVMAAELLLSKNRRNLAHICGNLELQMLSNRRTTGFVDTLQAHGVKPVMIHETDLNVFDQHQYTELVDKLLAQHPEVDGLFVTSDLMAVHALKQIMLGGRKVPDDIAIVGYDDSRAAAYTVPGITTIRQPVEAMAKLAIDLIRRELAEEKIGMEHILPVTLVERETT from the coding sequence ATGGCAACTATTCATGATGTTGCACTCAGGGCAGGAGTTTCTGTAACTACCGTCTCGCGTGTATTAAACAACCGGGGATATATCAGTCAGAAGACTCGGGATAAAGTGTATCAAACCATGGACGAACTGAACTATCGACCCAACGAAATTGCCCGTTCTCTTCTGCGTAAACAATCCAATGTTATAGGCTTGATTATTCCCGATGTATCCCATCCGTTTTTTGGAGAACTGGCTAACTATGTCGAGTACCATGCATACCAGAATGGATTTAAAATTATGTTATGCAATTCCCACATGGACCCTTCCAAAGAGCGTGAATATGTGGAAATGCTCAAGGGTAATCGCGTGGATGGCATTATTATGGGAAGTCATACACTTGAAGTCGATGAGTATATGAATTTGCATTCCCCAATCGTGACCTTTGATCGTAAGATCGGTGAAGACATCCCTTTTATCTCATCTGATAACTATCAGGGAGGGGTTATGGCTGCTGAATTGCTGCTCTCGAAGAACAGACGGAATCTGGCACATATCTGTGGTAATTTGGAATTGCAAATGTTGTCCAATCGCCGGACGACAGGTTTCGTTGATACATTGCAGGCTCATGGAGTCAAGCCGGTCATGATTCATGAAACCGATCTGAATGTGTTTGATCAGCATCAGTATACGGAATTGGTGGATAAGCTGCTTGCACAACACCCGGAGGTGGATGGGCTCTTTGTAACGAGTGATCTGATGGCGGTGCATGCGCTGAAGCAGATCATGTTAGGTGGGCGCAAGGTACCTGACGATATTGCTATTGTAGGTTATGATGACAGTCGTGCGGCAGCGTATACGGTGCCTGGCATAACAACGATCAGGCAGCCGGTGGAGGCCATGGCTAAGCTGGCGATTGATCTGATTCGGCGCGAGCTCGCGGAAGAGAAGATCGGAATGGAGCATATTTTGCCAGTTACCTTAGTGGAGAGAGAGACGACCTGA
- a CDS encoding DUF6138 family protein yields MSTLYDQAMEEMMTTIHEWFDEQEKRDDLENVTKRTTLQIGIFNDILLDYRPGRTTVDSVDLGLDDGLKSKQAGAFTDEQVRNEIGPKLVEVVQGRLDKLADSPLIDYRFTFRGKFPTTEGKLQLTLLEYINEEKKQQLLERIHTYIEQKLENGAYPTKPLESFFLTRHLLDPTLFPELDVAWTIRQYDRIQELNQGRPEALAEHRGDITRAVTAWAENQFLPQYYDVQSSEYRTNEYSLKPGATLEWDVESRTDQSSDKMQKAQIPGTHPIDLLLYAAVLILRFEPNYSKAQGQTFLELAKQLGSRRAALMMTEGSGTYAKEDIHVKTEEVECKANDVFALINIHIRKEVPGAYQQVLTFITHLLKQGFPKSYKIKLKSSVKQYLPIKGLAKSDTHRFFANAMEYPELRPLMEEYAREAIQEFEFYEDTEGEKSCMPGSYATFGLGLVDERYFPLVEYYMGEVDDEHQLIQDKFIAAFVEQQGVTAQSIPALVASLRRSTDSLKLKIQPELENEGILERLVRQIQELEYYEAERVLYPIFGKVEKLSTLARKAEGRRKELLLELLQAAGK; encoded by the coding sequence ATGAGTACACTTTATGACCAGGCAATGGAAGAGATGATGACGACAATTCATGAATGGTTTGATGAACAGGAAAAGCGGGATGACTTGGAAAATGTTACGAAGCGAACTACGCTGCAAATAGGCATTTTCAATGATATTTTGCTGGATTATAGACCTGGACGGACTACAGTAGACAGTGTGGATCTGGGTTTGGATGATGGTCTGAAATCGAAGCAGGCAGGAGCCTTTACCGATGAACAGGTTCGTAATGAGATTGGACCTAAGCTTGTAGAGGTTGTTCAGGGAAGACTGGACAAGCTGGCAGATTCCCCGTTGATTGACTATCGATTTACCTTCCGTGGTAAATTCCCTACAACAGAAGGAAAGCTGCAACTGACTTTGCTGGAATATATCAATGAAGAGAAAAAGCAGCAGTTGCTTGAGCGTATTCATACATACATTGAGCAGAAGCTGGAGAACGGTGCATATCCAACAAAGCCGTTGGAATCCTTCTTTTTGACGCGTCATCTGCTTGATCCTACACTGTTTCCTGAACTGGATGTGGCATGGACCATCAGGCAGTATGACCGGATTCAAGAGTTGAATCAGGGTCGTCCGGAGGCACTTGCCGAGCATCGTGGTGATATTACTCGTGCGGTGACGGCATGGGCGGAGAATCAGTTTTTGCCACAATATTATGATGTGCAGTCTTCTGAATATCGTACCAATGAATATTCGCTTAAGCCAGGAGCGACGTTGGAATGGGATGTTGAATCACGGACAGACCAATCGTCGGATAAGATGCAGAAGGCGCAAATACCCGGGACTCACCCCATAGATCTGCTGTTATACGCGGCGGTGTTGATTCTACGATTTGAGCCGAATTATAGCAAAGCTCAAGGTCAGACTTTCCTGGAACTCGCGAAGCAACTCGGCAGCAGACGTGCGGCACTGATGATGACGGAAGGCAGCGGGACGTATGCGAAAGAGGATATTCATGTGAAAACGGAAGAAGTAGAATGCAAAGCAAATGATGTATTTGCTCTGATTAATATTCACATTCGTAAGGAAGTGCCGGGTGCCTATCAACAGGTACTTACCTTTATCACTCATTTATTGAAACAGGGCTTTCCGAAAAGTTATAAGATCAAGCTCAAGTCCAGCGTAAAGCAGTATTTGCCGATCAAAGGACTCGCGAAGTCGGATACCCACCGATTCTTTGCCAATGCAATGGAGTACCCGGAGCTACGTCCGCTGATGGAAGAATATGCGCGTGAGGCTATCCAAGAGTTCGAGTTTTATGAGGATACCGAGGGAGAGAAAAGCTGTATGCCAGGCAGTTATGCAACCTTTGGGCTGGGGCTCGTGGATGAGCGGTATTTCCCGCTGGTTGAATATTACATGGGCGAAGTGGATGATGAGCATCAGTTAATTCAGGATAAGTTCATTGCGGCATTTGTGGAACAACAGGGTGTAACGGCTCAATCCATACCTGCGTTAGTCGCCAGCTTGCGTCGTTCGACGGATAGTCTGAAGCTGAAGATTCAGCCCGAACTGGAGAATGAGGGAATACTCGAACGGCTGGTTAGACAGATTCAAGAACTTGAGTATTATGAAGCGGAACGTGTACTCTATCCGATCTTTGGCAAGGTGGAGAAGCTCTCAACGCTCGCTCGCAAAGCGGAGGGAAGACGGAAGGAATTATTGCTGGAACTGTTGCAGGCCGCAGGGAAATAA
- a CDS encoding FixH family protein: MPLIVLVLLTVGCSYEEQSQSGEMPEMIKVKLVVPEKASLHKPIQLQVKLTQGDAPLSHADNVQFQVWNELDDPPSVSPEQGMMTADELENQGAITANETEEGQYEIQHTFEEPGTYVVQVHVTHGAMHSMPRARIIAE, translated from the coding sequence ATGCCCTTGATTGTTCTGGTCCTCCTGACAGTGGGATGCTCTTATGAGGAGCAGTCACAATCGGGTGAGATGCCAGAGATGATCAAAGTGAAACTTGTCGTTCCAGAGAAGGCTTCTCTTCATAAACCAATACAGTTGCAGGTGAAGCTTACACAGGGAGATGCACCGTTAAGCCATGCCGACAATGTGCAATTTCAGGTCTGGAATGAGCTTGACGATCCGCCTTCTGTATCTCCGGAACAAGGTATGATGACAGCGGACGAACTGGAGAATCAGGGGGCTATTACTGCCAATGAGACAGAGGAAGGGCAATATGAAATCCAGCATACCTTTGAAGAACCAGGCACGTATGTGGTACAGGTCCATGTTACGCACGGAGCTATGCATAGCATGCCGAGAGCGAGAATTATAGCGGAATGA